One window of the Dromaius novaehollandiae isolate bDroNov1 chromosome 25, bDroNov1.hap1, whole genome shotgun sequence genome contains the following:
- the CACTIN gene encoding splicing factor Cactin isoform X1 has translation MGSRSRSPARRRRRSRGSRSPRRGRSRSASGSDEKRRRRSRSGGRRREPSPGSDSGDERQKWKKKKSKTRDQHHKSQKKHRSRSRGRSSSSGSEREHSKRRARSRERRRKRASSKSSVSSVSSPSPSRSQGREETQQLSLQERLRLKEEKKKQAALMKALETPEEKRARRLAKKEAKERKKREKMGWGEEYMGYTNTDNPFGDNNLLGTFIWSKALEKKGISHLDEKDLKERNKRIQEDNRLELQKVKQLRLEREREKAMREQELEMLQREKEAEHFKTWEEQEDNFHLQQAKLRSKIRIRDGRAKPIDLLAKYISAEDDDLAVEMHEPYTFLNGLTVSDMEDLVEDIQVYMELEQGKNVDFWRDMTIITEDEIAKLRKLEASGKGGPGERRDGVNASVSSDVQSVFKGKTYNQLQVLYQGIESKIRAGGPNLDIGYWESLLQQLKAYMARARLRERHQDVLRQKLYKLKQEQGVESEPLFPIIKREPASPSDRYLFSLPARLDPEETIVVQPGPSSEVEAEPESEAKGDAEGEAVLMEEDLIQQSLDDYDAGKYSPRLMGTNELPFDAHVLEAEEDLHRLLLLRQQLQVTGDATESADDIFFRKAKEGMGADEAQFSVEMPLTGKAYLWADKYRPRKPRFFNRVHTGFEWNKYNQTHYDFDNPPPKIVQGYKFNIFYPDLIDKRSTPEYFLEACQDNKDFAILRFHAGPPYEDIAFKIVNREWEYSHRHGFRCQFANGIFQLWFHFKRYRYRR, from the exons ATGGGCTCGCGGtcgcgcagccccgcgcggcggcggcggcggtcgcgGGGTTCGCGgtcgccgcgccggggccgctcgCGCTCTGCGTCCGGCAGCGATGAGAAGCGgcggcgccggagccggagcggggGACGCCGCCGGGAGCCGAGCCCGGG CTCTGACTCTGGAGATGAGAGgcaaaaatggaagaagaagaaaagcaaaactagGGACCAGCACCATAAAAGCCAGAAGAAACACCGCTCGCGATCCCGGGGTCGTTCTTCCAGCTCGGGCTcagagagagagcacagcaaGAGGAGAGCCCGGAGCAGAGAGAGGCGGAGGAAGAGAGCTAGTTCCAAGTCCTCCGTGTCCTCTGTCAGCTCTCCATCCCCTTCGCGTTCCCagggcagggaggagacacaGCAGCTGAGCCTTCAGGAGCGCTTGAGgttgaaggaagagaagaagaagcaGGCTGCGCTCATGAAAGCTTTGGAGACACCTGAGGAGAAACGGGCTCGCCGCCTGGCCAAGAAGGAAGCCAAGGAGAGGAAGAAGCGGGAGAagatggggtggggagaggagtaCATGGGTTACACCAACACCGACAATCCCTTTGGGGACAACAACCTGCTGGGCACATTCATCTGGAGCAAG GCGCTAGAGAAGAAGGGGATCAGCCACCTGGATGAGAAGGACCTGAAGGAGAGGAACAAGCGAATCCAGGAGGACAATCGCCTGGAGCTGCAGAAG GTGAAGCAGCTGCGCCTCGAGCGGGAGCGAGAGAAGGCGATGCGCGAGCAGGAGCTGGAGATGCTGCAGCGGGAGAAAGAGGCAGAGCACTTCAAAacctgggaggagcaggaggacaaCTTCCACCTGCAGCAGGCCAAGCTGCG GTCTAAGATCCGGATTCGGGACGGGAGGGCGAAACCCATTGACCTGCTGGCCAAGTACATCAGTGCAGAGGATGACGACCTAGCCGTGGAGATGCATGAGCCCTACACCTTCCTGAATGGCCTGACTGTCTCCGACATGGAGGATCTGGTGGAGGATATCCAG GTTTACATGGAGCTGGAGCAAGGCAAGAATGTGGATTTCTGGAGGGACATGACCATCATCACGGAGGATGAGATAGCCAAGCTCCGCAAACTGGAGGCCTCTGGGAAAGGAGGACCTG GGGAGCGCCGCGACGGTGTCAATGCCTCCGTCAGCTCGGATGTGCAGTCCGTGTTCAAGGGGAAGACGTACAACCAGCTACAAGTGCTCTACCAAGGCATCGAGAGCAAGATCCGAGCAGGCGGACCCAATCTCGACATCGGCTACTGGGAgagcctgctgcagcagctgaaggCCTACATGGCCCGGGCCAG GCTGCGGGAGCGGcaccaggatgtgctgcggcagAAGCTGTACAAGCTGAAGCAGGAGCAGGGTGTGGAGAGCGAGCCACTCTTTCCCATCATCAAGAGGGAGCCGGCCTCCCCCAGTGACAG gtatctcttctctcttcctgccAGGCTGGACCCAGAGGAGACCATCGTAGTACAGCCGGGACCATCCTCAGAGGTGGAGGCAGAGCCGGAGTCGGAGGCTAAGGGGGACGCAGAGGGGGAGGCCGTGCTGATGGAGGAGGACCTGATCCAGCAGAGCCTGGATGATTACGACGCGGGGAAGTACAGCCCCCGGCTGATGGGCACCAACGAGCTGCCCTTTGACGCCCACGTGTTGGAGGCCGAAGAGGACCTGCATCGGCTGCTGCTCCTGCGTCAGCAGCTCCAGGTCACAG GTGATGCCACTGAGAGCGCCGATGACATCTTCTTCCGTAAGGCCAAGGAGGGCATGGGCGCGGACGAGGCGCAGTTCAGCGTGGAAATGCCCCTCACGGGCAAGGCCTATCTCTGGGCTGACAAGTACCGGCCCCGCAAGCCCCGCTTCTTCAACCGGGTGCACACGGGCTTCGAGTGGAACAAATACAACCAGACCCACTACGACTTTGACAACCCCCCGCCCAAGATCGTGCAGGGCTACAAGTTCAACATTTTCTACCCTGACCTCATCGACAAGCGCTCTACGCCCGAGTACTTCCTGGAGGCCTGCCAGGACAACAAGGACTTTGCCATCCTACGTTTCCACGCTGGGCCACCCTACGAGGACATTGCCTTCAAGATCGTCAACCGGGAGTGGGAGTATTCCCACCGCCACGGCTTCCGCTGCCAGTTTGCCAACGGTATCTTCCAGCTCTGGTTCCACTTCAAGCGCTATCGCTACCGTCGATGA
- the CACTIN gene encoding splicing factor Cactin isoform X2 has protein sequence MGSRSRSPARRRRRSRGSRSPRRGRSRSASGSDEKRRRRSRSGGRRREPSPGSDSGDERQKWKKKKSKTRDQHHKSQKKHRSRSRGRSSSSGSEREHSKRRARSRERRRKRASSKSSVSSVSSPSPSRSQGREETQQLSLQERLRLKEEKKKQAALMKALETPEEKRARRLAKKEAKERKKREKMGWGEEYMGYTNTDNPFGDNNLLGTFIWSKALEKKGISHLDEKDLKERNKRIQEDNRLELQKVKQLRLEREREKAMREQELEMLQREKEAEHFKTWEEQEDNFHLQQAKLRSKIRIRDGRAKPIDLLAKYISAEDDDLAVEMHEPYTFLNGLTVSDMEDLVEDIQVYMELEQGKNVDFWRDMTIITEDEIAKLRKLEASGKGGPGERRDGVNASVSSDVQSVFKGKTYNQLQVLYQGIESKIRAGGPNLDIGYWESLLQQLKAYMARARLRERHQDVLRQKLYKLKQEQGVESEPLFPIIKREPASPSDRLDPEETIVVQPGPSSEVEAEPESEAKGDAEGEAVLMEEDLIQQSLDDYDAGKYSPRLMGTNELPFDAHVLEAEEDLHRLLLLRQQLQVTGDATESADDIFFRKAKEGMGADEAQFSVEMPLTGKAYLWADKYRPRKPRFFNRVHTGFEWNKYNQTHYDFDNPPPKIVQGYKFNIFYPDLIDKRSTPEYFLEACQDNKDFAILRFHAGPPYEDIAFKIVNREWEYSHRHGFRCQFANGIFQLWFHFKRYRYRR, from the exons ATGGGCTCGCGGtcgcgcagccccgcgcggcggcggcggcggtcgcgGGGTTCGCGgtcgccgcgccggggccgctcgCGCTCTGCGTCCGGCAGCGATGAGAAGCGgcggcgccggagccggagcggggGACGCCGCCGGGAGCCGAGCCCGGG CTCTGACTCTGGAGATGAGAGgcaaaaatggaagaagaagaaaagcaaaactagGGACCAGCACCATAAAAGCCAGAAGAAACACCGCTCGCGATCCCGGGGTCGTTCTTCCAGCTCGGGCTcagagagagagcacagcaaGAGGAGAGCCCGGAGCAGAGAGAGGCGGAGGAAGAGAGCTAGTTCCAAGTCCTCCGTGTCCTCTGTCAGCTCTCCATCCCCTTCGCGTTCCCagggcagggaggagacacaGCAGCTGAGCCTTCAGGAGCGCTTGAGgttgaaggaagagaagaagaagcaGGCTGCGCTCATGAAAGCTTTGGAGACACCTGAGGAGAAACGGGCTCGCCGCCTGGCCAAGAAGGAAGCCAAGGAGAGGAAGAAGCGGGAGAagatggggtggggagaggagtaCATGGGTTACACCAACACCGACAATCCCTTTGGGGACAACAACCTGCTGGGCACATTCATCTGGAGCAAG GCGCTAGAGAAGAAGGGGATCAGCCACCTGGATGAGAAGGACCTGAAGGAGAGGAACAAGCGAATCCAGGAGGACAATCGCCTGGAGCTGCAGAAG GTGAAGCAGCTGCGCCTCGAGCGGGAGCGAGAGAAGGCGATGCGCGAGCAGGAGCTGGAGATGCTGCAGCGGGAGAAAGAGGCAGAGCACTTCAAAacctgggaggagcaggaggacaaCTTCCACCTGCAGCAGGCCAAGCTGCG GTCTAAGATCCGGATTCGGGACGGGAGGGCGAAACCCATTGACCTGCTGGCCAAGTACATCAGTGCAGAGGATGACGACCTAGCCGTGGAGATGCATGAGCCCTACACCTTCCTGAATGGCCTGACTGTCTCCGACATGGAGGATCTGGTGGAGGATATCCAG GTTTACATGGAGCTGGAGCAAGGCAAGAATGTGGATTTCTGGAGGGACATGACCATCATCACGGAGGATGAGATAGCCAAGCTCCGCAAACTGGAGGCCTCTGGGAAAGGAGGACCTG GGGAGCGCCGCGACGGTGTCAATGCCTCCGTCAGCTCGGATGTGCAGTCCGTGTTCAAGGGGAAGACGTACAACCAGCTACAAGTGCTCTACCAAGGCATCGAGAGCAAGATCCGAGCAGGCGGACCCAATCTCGACATCGGCTACTGGGAgagcctgctgcagcagctgaaggCCTACATGGCCCGGGCCAG GCTGCGGGAGCGGcaccaggatgtgctgcggcagAAGCTGTACAAGCTGAAGCAGGAGCAGGGTGTGGAGAGCGAGCCACTCTTTCCCATCATCAAGAGGGAGCCGGCCTCCCCCAGTGACAG GCTGGACCCAGAGGAGACCATCGTAGTACAGCCGGGACCATCCTCAGAGGTGGAGGCAGAGCCGGAGTCGGAGGCTAAGGGGGACGCAGAGGGGGAGGCCGTGCTGATGGAGGAGGACCTGATCCAGCAGAGCCTGGATGATTACGACGCGGGGAAGTACAGCCCCCGGCTGATGGGCACCAACGAGCTGCCCTTTGACGCCCACGTGTTGGAGGCCGAAGAGGACCTGCATCGGCTGCTGCTCCTGCGTCAGCAGCTCCAGGTCACAG GTGATGCCACTGAGAGCGCCGATGACATCTTCTTCCGTAAGGCCAAGGAGGGCATGGGCGCGGACGAGGCGCAGTTCAGCGTGGAAATGCCCCTCACGGGCAAGGCCTATCTCTGGGCTGACAAGTACCGGCCCCGCAAGCCCCGCTTCTTCAACCGGGTGCACACGGGCTTCGAGTGGAACAAATACAACCAGACCCACTACGACTTTGACAACCCCCCGCCCAAGATCGTGCAGGGCTACAAGTTCAACATTTTCTACCCTGACCTCATCGACAAGCGCTCTACGCCCGAGTACTTCCTGGAGGCCTGCCAGGACAACAAGGACTTTGCCATCCTACGTTTCCACGCTGGGCCACCCTACGAGGACATTGCCTTCAAGATCGTCAACCGGGAGTGGGAGTATTCCCACCGCCACGGCTTCCGCTGCCAGTTTGCCAACGGTATCTTCCAGCTCTGGTTCCACTTCAAGCGCTATCGCTACCGTCGATGA